The Deltaproteobacteria bacterium genome window below encodes:
- a CDS encoding DUF6282 family protein: protein MDKRMEVLEGAIDLHFHATPDLHDRLLDEVEIARDAREAGMKAVLSKAHYGINATRMHYVSKAVPGIHTFGGVVLNPAVGGLNPSAVEVAIAFGGKEVWMPSIFSDAHIRHFKGTYGTMPGRVKWPEKGITILDQEGKLLPAVKEILDMIAEANIILGTSHCSAEESRILIDEAFRRGVKKILVTHPHNEVPDLSLEVQVEFARKGAYLEHCFLPTTPMFFNARLKDIIEVIRKAGPERCVLATDFGQVFNPSPVEGLRMFILGLINQGITREEIDIMVRKNPAKLLGLD from the coding sequence ATGGATAAGCGGATGGAAGTTTTAGAAGGGGCGATTGATCTTCATTTTCACGCTACACCTGACCTGCATGATCGGCTGCTGGATGAAGTGGAGATTGCCAGGGACGCACGGGAAGCCGGCATGAAGGCGGTGCTCTCCAAAGCCCACTACGGAATTAACGCTACGCGGATGCACTACGTAAGCAAAGCAGTTCCTGGCATCCACACCTTTGGGGGAGTCGTTCTCAATCCTGCTGTGGGCGGGCTTAACCCCAGCGCCGTGGAAGTGGCCATAGCGTTCGGAGGGAAAGAGGTCTGGATGCCCTCCATCTTCTCCGATGCCCATATCCGCCATTTCAAGGGAACTTACGGCACCATGCCGGGAAGGGTGAAGTGGCCGGAGAAAGGAATCACCATTCTTGATCAGGAGGGAAAGTTGCTGCCGGCGGTTAAAGAGATCCTCGACATGATCGCAGAGGCCAATATCATCCTGGGAACTTCTCATTGCTCAGCGGAAGAAAGTCGGATATTGATCGACGAAGCCTTCCGACGGGGGGTGAAGAAGATCCTGGTCACTCACCCGCATAACGAGGTTCCAGACCTTTCCCTGGAGGTTCAGGTGGAGTTTGCCAGAAAGGGAGCCTACCTGGAGCACTGCTTTCTGCCAACGACCCCCATGTTCTTCAACGCCCGCCTAAAAGATATCATCGAGGTGATCCGCAAGGCCGGGCCTGAGCGGTGCGTGCTGGCCACAGACTTTGGCCAAGTCTTCAACCCCTCGCCGGTTGAGGGGTTGCGAATGTTCATCCTCGGGTTGATCAATCAGGGAATTACCCGCGAAGAGATCGACATCATGGTGCGCAAGAATCCAGCCAAGCTGCTGGGTCTGGATTAA
- a CDS encoding MmgE/PrpD family protein: MKTSERLAQFVAGHQYADLPVGVVELAKHTIADTLGCGIAGYTTAKEECRWILELVKDLGGRSEATVFLDGFRTSAPLAALANGTMIHTIDFDDTHMGSIAHFGSCLVPTVFALGERLKVDGSSLINAFVVGFEVGARVGRSMMPSHYRYWHPTSTFGSLASAAAACKLLNLDAAQTEQILGLAADEAAGLRYCIDKGDFSKSLHPGFAAMRGIMLALLGQKGATGPKGLLEYPTGFCRAFSEDPKIEKITEGLGSSYEITSNSLKAFPTILCSHSSIQAVSEVMKKNSLNASDVKRIHLRISETAKDQGKNYNPGTPLAARLSIPFCIALAVSEKKVSLGQFTEEKLKDPSIREFMKKVEVDDDRSLNERYPGTLASITEIETVNKGRLRQEVIYPKGNPKNPMSKDEVTQKFRELCSLTLPSEKYEELLSLLFGLERVSDLGQVIALLKA, translated from the coding sequence ATGAAGACCAGCGAACGATTGGCCCAATTTGTTGCTGGGCATCAGTATGCGGATTTACCTGTTGGAGTTGTTGAACTGGCCAAACATACCATTGCCGATACCCTGGGTTGTGGTATCGCCGGGTACACAACCGCTAAAGAAGAGTGCCGCTGGATCCTTGAGTTGGTTAAGGACCTGGGAGGGCGGTCCGAGGCCACAGTCTTTCTGGATGGGTTCCGAACTTCCGCCCCCCTCGCGGCCCTGGCCAATGGGACCATGATCCATACCATTGATTTTGATGATACCCACATGGGTTCCATTGCCCATTTCGGCTCTTGCCTGGTACCCACCGTCTTTGCTTTGGGGGAACGGTTGAAGGTCGATGGCTCCTCCCTCATTAATGCCTTCGTTGTGGGTTTTGAGGTGGGGGCTCGGGTAGGCCGGTCCATGATGCCCAGCCATTACCGCTATTGGCACCCGACCAGCACTTTTGGTTCTTTGGCTTCAGCTGCCGCCGCGTGTAAGTTGTTGAATCTGGATGCGGCTCAAACGGAACAAATTTTGGGTCTGGCTGCAGATGAGGCCGCGGGCCTGCGTTATTGCATCGATAAAGGGGATTTTTCCAAAAGCCTGCACCCGGGATTCGCGGCCATGCGCGGGATCATGCTGGCCCTCTTGGGACAGAAAGGAGCGACTGGTCCGAAGGGTCTTCTGGAATATCCTACGGGGTTTTGCCGGGCTTTTTCTGAGGACCCCAAAATCGAAAAAATCACGGAAGGCTTAGGGTCTTCCTATGAGATTACCTCCAATAGTCTCAAAGCTTTTCCGACGATCCTTTGCAGCCATTCATCGATCCAGGCAGTGTCGGAGGTGATGAAGAAGAATTCCCTCAATGCCTCGGATGTCAAGAGGATCCACCTGCGCATTTCCGAGACGGCGAAAGACCAAGGGAAGAATTACAATCCCGGGACTCCTCTGGCAGCCCGTTTAAGTATTCCCTTTTGTATCGCCCTGGCGGTGTCGGAGAAGAAAGTTTCGCTGGGGCAATTCACGGAGGAGAAGCTGAAGGACCCATCGATTCGCGAGTTTATGAAAAAAGTGGAAGTCGACGATGATCGTTCCCTGAATGAACGCTACCCCGGGACTTTGGCCTCGATAACGGAAATTGAGACCGTAAACAAAGGCCGGCTGCGGCAAGAGGTCATTTATCCAAAAGGGAATCCGAAGAATCCGATGAGTAAAGACGAAGTAACCCAAAAATTTCGTGAGCTCTGTTCGCTGACGTTGCCCTCCGAAAAATATGAAGAGTTGCTTAGCCTCCTTTTTGGTCTGGAGCGGGTTTCTGATTTAGGCCAGGTGATCGCTTTACTTAAGGCCTAA
- a CDS encoding aspartate/glutamate racemase family protein, with translation MEKTFRVGLLVPSSNTIMEVDLYRSLSAPITIHPARMYLEETTPEGERRMLSEEVPRAANLLKTLHPHLVVFGCTSAGALSGSNFPQEINRQIGTIVGCPVLDILTPVAEELKRIQAKKLAVLTPYSTELNQSIRISLEGMGFQVLSIEGMGITVNFELATPGPEEIVAFALKSSISANAEALFLSCTNFRAWEAMPLLQRHFRMPIVTSNQATIEKIKRVYARAA, from the coding sequence ATGGAAAAAACATTCAGGGTTGGCCTGTTGGTCCCTTCCTCTAACACAATAATGGAAGTGGACCTTTACCGGAGCCTTTCAGCTCCGATAACGATCCATCCCGCCAGAATGTACTTAGAGGAGACGACCCCGGAAGGAGAGAGGAGGATGCTTTCCGAAGAAGTGCCGAGGGCGGCCAATCTATTGAAGACATTACATCCTCATCTTGTGGTCTTTGGCTGCACCTCGGCCGGGGCGCTATCTGGCTCCAATTTTCCCCAGGAGATCAACAGGCAAATCGGAACGATTGTAGGCTGTCCGGTGTTGGACATTCTGACGCCAGTGGCAGAGGAACTGAAGCGGATCCAGGCCAAGAAGCTCGCGGTTTTGACCCCTTATTCTACGGAGCTCAATCAATCGATCCGGATCAGCCTGGAAGGGATGGGGTTTCAGGTCCTTTCGATCGAGGGAATGGGCATTACCGTGAATTTTGAGTTGGCTACTCCTGGGCCGGAGGAGATTGTTGCCTTTGCCCTAAAAAGCTCCATTTCTGCAAACGCGGAAGCCCTATTCCTTTCCTGTACGAATTTTCGGGCTTGGGAAGCCATGCCGCTATTGCAAAGGCATTTCCGCATGCCCATCGTCACCAGCAACCAAGCTACGATTGAAAAAATAAAAAGAGTCTATGCCAGAGCAGCCTAA
- a CDS encoding TVP38/TMEM64 family protein produces MANSNNKKRWKTLFWYGLLLLSICLLLYYYRESYQCFREIIRFFSNKEKVAALVVSFGSYAPLTFIGLQILQVLFAPIPGELTGFIGGYLFGIGLGFTYSTIGLTCGSLFAFLISRRLGMPFVRRFVGQELMGKFDYLMEHQGAFFSFIFFLIPGLPKDYFCYLLGLSPMHVLTFFIISTIGRIPGTLLLCLQGQAVRSENYRGFFVILGIALFFIVLTIIYRDRIEGWVKHQKSAPKTPGK; encoded by the coding sequence ATGGCCAACAGTAACAACAAAAAAAGATGGAAGACACTGTTTTGGTATGGCCTGTTACTCCTTTCTATCTGCCTTTTACTCTATTATTACCGGGAATCGTACCAGTGCTTTCGTGAGATTATACGCTTCTTTTCCAACAAAGAGAAGGTTGCTGCTTTAGTTGTTTCTTTCGGATCTTACGCCCCTTTAACTTTCATCGGGCTACAAATCCTGCAGGTCCTTTTTGCCCCCATCCCCGGAGAGCTTACCGGCTTCATCGGGGGATACCTTTTCGGAATCGGCCTGGGGTTTACCTACTCTACGATAGGCCTTACTTGCGGTTCGCTGTTTGCTTTCTTGATTTCCCGCCGCCTGGGGATGCCATTTGTCCGCCGTTTCGTGGGGCAAGAACTCATGGGGAAATTTGATTACCTCATGGAACATCAAGGGGCCTTTTTTTCCTTCATTTTTTTCCTCATTCCAGGGTTGCCCAAAGACTATTTCTGTTACCTGCTGGGTTTAAGCCCCATGCACGTTCTTACCTTTTTTATTATCTCCACGATCGGAAGAATACCAGGAACGCTTCTGCTATGTCTACAAGGGCAGGCAGTGAGGTCGGAAAATTACCGAGGATTCTTCGTTATCTTAGGAATAGCACTCTTTTTCATTGTTCTGACGATAATTTATCGGGATCGAATCGAGGGCTGGGTGAAACATCAAAAAAGCGCCCCAAAAACTCCAGGAAAATGA
- a CDS encoding PaaI family thioesterase, with translation MPIKESYEKALRRAVETAPYYQLLQITLDQIDEGFARFRMPFRKELTQAYGVVHGGAITSLADTAVAFALMTMIQPGERVTTAEFKINFLSSVHSGEMIGEARIVNKGRRLVMADMEVKKEDGQLIAKGMGTYMILNSPKTFEE, from the coding sequence ATGCCCATTAAGGAAAGTTATGAAAAAGCCCTGAGGCGGGCGGTGGAAACCGCGCCGTATTACCAACTCCTGCAGATTACCCTGGACCAGATCGATGAAGGTTTTGCCCGGTTCCGCATGCCCTTCAGGAAAGAATTGACCCAAGCCTATGGCGTCGTTCACGGGGGAGCGATTACTTCACTGGCCGATACGGCGGTGGCCTTTGCCCTTATGACGATGATCCAACCCGGGGAAAGAGTGACTACTGCCGAGTTTAAAATCAATTTTCTTTCCTCCGTCCACAGCGGAGAGATGATCGGGGAAGCTCGGATCGTCAACAAAGGAAGAAGGCTGGTGATGGCAGATATGGAGGTGAAAAAGGAAGACGGGCAACTGATAGCCAAAGGGATGGGCACCTACATGATCTTGAACTCTCCCAAAACTTTTGAGGAATGA